AGTCCGTTTCCGATTTCTTCGGAACAGGTATCCCTTGAATATTTGTAGAAAAATGGAGAAGGTAATCACAGAACTCCATTCCGATTCACCATCGGGACAAGTTTCCGTTCAACTCCAAAAGGAGTTGTGGATTCCTCTAGCTTCTTTTGCTACAAATATTTGACTCCAAAAGGAGCACTAAATAAAAGTTGCCCATTATATTAGCGTATGCTGTACTAGCACTTCCACAAAATTTTAGCCATCTACCATAAACTCTGTGTTTTCGTACTTCGGTCTTCAAAAATTAATTCTTTATCGCCGCATTGTACCCCCTCCCATCAATCAAAGTCTTAGCAATGATTTCGCACAAAATCTCAGAAGTTCCGCCTCCAATCTGCCCCAATCTCGAATCTCGCCACATTCTCGCCAAAGGATAGTCCTCCATATAACCATAACCTCCAAACATTTGCAGACACTCAAAAGTCACCTTATCACTCAACTGAGTTGCCAACAATTTTGCCATTGAAGCCTCCTTCACCAAATAATCTCCATCCTCATACCGCTTATACAAAGTGTGTACAAAAACCTTGTTCATTTCTATTTCGGCAGACATCTGCGCTATTCGATGCCGCAATACCTGAAACTTGTTGATACTTCGCCCGAAAGCCTCTCGTTCACTCATGTACTTCAAGGTCACTTCAATAGCCTCCTCAGAAGCCGCAACTGCACCCACTGCCATTGACAAACGCTCGGAAACAAAATGCTGCATGATGTAGAAGAACCCTCGGTTTTCTTCACCCAACAAATTGCTGACAGGCACACGCACATTGTCAAAAGCAATCTCACCCGTATCTGAAGCCCTCCATCCCAACTTATCCAATTTAATAGCACTGACCCCAGACGTATCACGGTCTATGATAACCATGCTGATGCCTTTTGCCTTCGCATCTGGATTCGTTTTGACGGCTGCCACAATGTAGTCGCTGTTCACACCATTGGTAATAAAGGTCTTAGAACCATTGATAATGAAATAGTCGCTATCCCTCACCGCCGTTGTCCGCAATGCTTGTACATCCGACCCACCGAAAGGTTCCGTAACCGCCATACAGCCAATCAATTTCCCTTCAATGCCAGGAATCAAATATTTCTCTTTTTGTTCGTCATTCCCTTCCGAATTGATGTGCGTCATTGCCAATCCAAAATGCGCTCCAATTGCAGCTGCAAAACCACCCGAATTGACCTTTGCCATTTCTTCCTGCAGCACCACCGAGTACCAAATATCGGCATCCATTCCTCCATATTTTTCGGGCATTTCCAAACCCAGATAGCCCATTTCACCAAACTTGTGGTAAATCTCTCTCGGCACTTCACCCTCTTTCTCCCACCGATTGATGTACGGCTTCACCTCTTTCGCCAGAAAATCTTGCAGCGACTTTCTGAACAAATCGTGTTCTTCTTTGAAGTAGTATGAATTCATATTCTATTTTATTTTATTTGTCCTATGGAAGGAATCTTGTTAGAAAAATGACATAGAGTTTTTCTGTCTTCTCCTTATGTCTTTTGTCTTATATCTTTCTTCTCCCTACCCCACCTGCATCCGCAAAACCTCTAATGGTGGTTTGTTCAACACATCTCGGCTGTTCAACATTCCCAATACAACTGTCAAAACGGTAATCACAAAAAAGGTCACAACCACAGGTGTCCAATCGGGAGTAAAAGGCGTTTCAAATGTATATTTCGCCAAACCCCAACTCCCTGCAACCGCCAACAAAATGCCGACAAAAGAAGCCAAACTCCCCAAAAAGAAATACTCCAAAGCGTTGATGGTCAATATTTGGCGGCGACTTGCGCCCAATGTTCGTAGCAAAACGCTCTCTTTGATTCGTTGAAACTTGCTGATAATCACCGAACCAATCAGAACCAATAAACCTGTCAAAATGCTGAACAAAGCCATGAACTGAATCACAAAAGACACCTTGCCGAGAATATCGTCCACCGTTTCGAGAATCATGGTCAAATCCACAATCGAAACATTCGGATGCGCCTCGACAACCGCTTGTTGAAACTTGGCGGAAGCTTGTTCGGAAGGTGTGCGGGTAACGAGGATGTGAAACTGCGGTGCTTCCTCCAAAACACCTGCTGGAAACAGCACAAAAAAGTTGCTTTGCAGTCTGCGCCAATCCACTTTGCGGATGCTACCCACCACGGTTTCAATGATTTGCCCTTGCACATTGAAGCTGACCCTATCACCAACACCCACTTTCATGTTGTCTTGAATGCGTTCTGCAATGGAGATGAAAATGGTATCTTCTGGCGAGTTGACCCGCCCCCGCCATTCCCCTGCAATGATCTTTTCGGATTCGTCCAGCGTATCCCGAAAACTCACCCGATATTCTCGATTCAACACCCAACGGCTGATGTCTCTTGTCGTGTCTTTTCGCATCTCCGTCACCGTTGAATCGTTGATGCCTGCCAAACGCATCGTCACCACAGGCACTTCTTGCATCACAGGCAAGCCATTGGCTTTGGTCAATGCTGCCATATCTTCTTTTTGGTCGGTTTGAATATCGAACAAAATCATATTTGGGCGGTCATTATTGCCTGCAATCGATACTTGATTGAGCAGCAAGCTTTGAGTAAAGAACAGTATAGAAATCAAAGCCGTACCCAAACCAATACACACCATCAGCGTCAAAGTTTGATTGTTGGGGCGGTACAAATTCGCCAAACTTTGCCGCCAGACGTAACTCCATTGCATCGGGAAAAATCGGCGCACCGACCATATCAATAGCTTAGAAATGCCCGCCAACACTACTAAGGCTGCCACAATTCCGCCCGTAAAATACGCTGCATCTTTGAGGTCGCCGATTTGCCAGTAGGTAAAGCCAAATACAAACAAACCAATGAGTGCAAACACCAACCATCGCCAATTGTCTTGCGCCTCTACATCGTTGCCCGAATCTCCTAAATCCCGCAAGGTGCGAAGCGGTGAAACTTTACGAATAGCCAATAAAGGCAAGAGTGCAAACAAAATAGAGATGCTCACACCTATCAGAATCCCTTGTCCAATTGCGGCCCACGAAATGCTCAGGCTGACTTCAACGGGTAAAAAATCACCCACCACTTTCGGCAAAAGCACCTGTATCATACTACCCAAAAATGCTCCAACAATAGAACCCAGCAGCCCCATAACTGCAATCTGAATCAGATATATCAAAAATCCCTGTGTGCCTTTGACCCCCAAACAGCGCAAAATGGCAACGGTTTTTCGCTTTTCACGGATATAAATATGCACCGAACTCGCTACACCAATACAACCCAACAAAAGTGCGATGAACGCTACTAAATTCAAAAAACGGTTCATGGACAGAAATGCATCTCGAACATTTTCTTGCCGTCCTTCAACGGTTTCGATGAACATTCCCTCTTCTTTCAATTCTGGACGGAGTTGTTCTGCAATTTTTTCGGATTCTGCTGTTTCATTGAAGCGGTAGTAGTAGTTGTAAAACACTCGGCTGCCCCGCTGTATCAAATTGGTTTCGGGCAAATATTGAAGCGGAATAAACACAGGCGGAGCAACGGTTCCTGCAATGCCTGACTGTCCAGGCACTTTGGTCAATTCTCCTTCAATCCTAAATTTGGTTTCCCCCAATTGTATGCTATCGCCAATTTTGGCATTGAACTGCATCATCAACGTGCGGTCTATCAATGCTTTGTGTCCTCCTGTTTTGAAGGATTGGCTCGCTGTCCGTGGTTCGCTGACAATTTCACCATAAAAAGGGTAATCGCCCTCCAATGCCCGCACTTGTACCAATCTCGTGCCGCCACTTTTGGGGAAATAGACCATTGAAGCGAAGGAACTTTCTTCGGAG
This window of the Chitinophagales bacterium genome carries:
- a CDS encoding acyl-CoA dehydrogenase family protein; translation: MNSYYFKEEHDLFRKSLQDFLAKEVKPYINRWEKEGEVPREIYHKFGEMGYLGLEMPEKYGGMDADIWYSVVLQEEMAKVNSGGFAAAIGAHFGLAMTHINSEGNDEQKEKYLIPGIEGKLIGCMAVTEPFGGSDVQALRTTAVRDSDYFIINGSKTFITNGVNSDYIVAAVKTNPDAKAKGISMVIIDRDTSGVSAIKLDKLGWRASDTGEIAFDNVRVPVSNLLGEENRGFFYIMQHFVSERLSMAVGAVAASEEAIEVTLKYMSEREAFGRSINKFQVLRHRIAQMSAEIEMNKVFVHTLYKRYEDGDYLVKEASMAKLLATQLSDKVTFECLQMFGGYGYMEDYPLARMWRDSRLGQIGGGTSEILCEIIAKTLIDGRGYNAAIKN
- a CDS encoding FtsX-like permease family protein → MWKWLFKMAWRDSRQSRQRLLLFTSSIIIGIAALVAINSFSHNLQKDVQRQSKSLLGADLSIGSRNPVTSSQDSLFRSFGDELSEESSFASMVYFPKSGGTRLVQVRALEGDYPFYGEIVSEPRTASQSFKTGGHKALIDRTLMMQFNAKIGDSIQLGETKFRIEGELTKVPGQSGIAGTVAPPVFIPLQYLPETNLIQRGSRVFYNYYYRFNETAESEKIAEQLRPELKEEGMFIETVEGRQENVRDAFLSMNRFLNLVAFIALLLGCIGVASSVHIYIREKRKTVAILRCLGVKGTQGFLIYLIQIAVMGLLGSIVGAFLGSMIQVLLPKVVGDFLPVEVSLSISWAAIGQGILIGVSISILFALLPLLAIRKVSPLRTLRDLGDSGNDVEAQDNWRWLVFALIGLFVFGFTYWQIGDLKDAAYFTGGIVAALVVLAGISKLLIWSVRRFFPMQWSYVWRQSLANLYRPNNQTLTLMVCIGLGTALISILFFTQSLLLNQVSIAGNNDRPNMILFDIQTDQKEDMAALTKANGLPVMQEVPVVTMRLAGINDSTVTEMRKDTTRDISRWVLNREYRVSFRDTLDESEKIIAGEWRGRVNSPEDTIFISIAERIQDNMKVGVGDRVSFNVQGQIIETVVGSIRKVDWRRLQSNFFVLFPAGVLEEAPQFHILVTRTPSEQASAKFQQAVVEAHPNVSIVDLTMILETVDDILGKVSFVIQFMALFSILTGLLVLIGSVIISKFQRIKESVLLRTLGASRRQILTINALEYFFLGSLASFVGILLAVAGSWGLAKYTFETPFTPDWTPVVVTFFVITVLTVVLGMLNSRDVLNKPPLEVLRMQVG